From Burkholderia sp. WP9, a single genomic window includes:
- a CDS encoding TonB-dependent receptor has product MNTPSSAHRASRLPDLPRLRRRAGLTLCFGGALASLSVSAWAQTEGATPSAAAAAAAAAPAGVNPEADAVKLAPIVIVGTTPLLGIGTPLSQVPANVQTVHAPDLEQQHRSTLTDYFAKNLPSVDIADAQGNSYQVNVNYRGFTASPLLGTPQGLSVFVDGVRVNEPFGDVVNWDLLPQQAIDTIQLIPGSNPTYGLNTLGGAIAITTKNGKTSPGGEAEVQVGSWGRKSAQIEQGGTIGQNLDYYVTGNATNDNGWAEQNSSRVRQAFGKLRYTDADTTLSFSGGGADNDLHGTQTIPRSFLGNPKQPYTYPDQNLNSAAYATLSGDHYFNDHVELSGNVYYRHFRNDNVSSNTNPNFGAVDDDGNVDTTQATNERSIVSTDSYGASLQLTLLGKLGGMENQFVAGISADIANSRYTQSSQNAVFTASRATIGIGDFEQETAAKTHNGNYGIYLQDTLSLTKQWTLTLAGRYNWADATIGDSSGTQPQLDGHHTFSRFNPAIGINWNPTSAFTAYATYNEGMRSPTAIELACADPSAPCSLPNDFVSDPSLQPVISKTFEIGARGRIGQATTWSAAVYSTTLDNDIEFISTNGATSNQGFFQNVGRTRRQGLELSGHSQLGPLAVTASYSYVDATYRSSWTESSPSNSSADQNGNITVKSGDHIPSIPANTVKLQLDYAATAKWNIGTNLTWRGSVYAQGDENNQDVNGKIAGYLLIDLDTSYQVTKQLQVFASITNLLDKRYASFGALGENFFNGPNHTFDGANPINEQFVGPGAPRGFWVGLHYAWK; this is encoded by the coding sequence ATGAACACGCCATCCAGCGCGCACCGCGCATCTCGCTTACCGGACTTGCCACGTTTGCGCCGGCGGGCCGGTCTCACGCTCTGCTTCGGCGGCGCCCTCGCGAGTTTGTCCGTTTCGGCGTGGGCCCAGACGGAAGGGGCTACGCCCTCAGCGGCGGCGGCGGCGGCCGCCGCCGCGCCGGCCGGCGTGAATCCGGAGGCTGATGCGGTGAAGCTCGCGCCGATCGTCATCGTCGGCACCACGCCGCTCCTCGGTATCGGCACGCCGCTCTCGCAAGTGCCGGCCAATGTGCAGACCGTTCACGCACCGGATCTCGAACAACAGCACCGCAGCACGCTCACCGATTACTTCGCGAAGAACCTGCCGAGTGTCGATATCGCCGACGCGCAAGGCAATTCGTATCAGGTCAACGTCAATTATCGCGGCTTCACCGCGTCGCCTTTGCTCGGCACGCCGCAAGGCCTTTCCGTGTTCGTCGACGGCGTGCGCGTGAACGAGCCGTTCGGCGACGTGGTCAACTGGGACCTGCTGCCGCAACAGGCGATCGATACGATCCAGCTGATTCCCGGTTCGAACCCGACCTACGGTCTCAACACGCTGGGCGGCGCCATCGCGATCACGACGAAGAACGGCAAGACGAGCCCCGGCGGCGAGGCCGAGGTGCAAGTGGGCTCCTGGGGCCGCAAGTCCGCCCAGATCGAACAGGGCGGCACCATCGGTCAGAATCTCGATTACTACGTGACCGGCAACGCGACCAACGACAACGGCTGGGCGGAGCAGAATTCCAGCCGCGTGCGGCAGGCATTCGGCAAGCTGCGCTATACCGACGCGGATACGACGCTGTCGTTCTCGGGCGGCGGCGCGGACAACGATCTGCACGGCACGCAGACCATTCCGCGCTCATTCCTCGGCAATCCAAAGCAGCCCTATACCTATCCCGACCAGAATCTGAACAGCGCCGCCTACGCGACGCTGTCGGGCGATCATTACTTCAACGATCATGTCGAGCTGAGCGGCAACGTCTATTACCGGCACTTCCGCAACGACAACGTCAGCAGCAACACCAATCCGAATTTCGGCGCGGTGGACGACGACGGCAACGTCGATACGACCCAGGCGACCAACGAAAGATCGATCGTCTCGACCGACAGCTATGGCGCGAGCCTGCAACTCACGCTGCTCGGCAAGCTCGGTGGGATGGAGAACCAGTTCGTCGCGGGTATATCCGCGGATATCGCCAACTCCCGGTACACCCAGTCTTCCCAGAATGCGGTGTTCACCGCTTCACGCGCGACCATCGGCATCGGCGATTTCGAGCAGGAAACCGCGGCAAAAACGCATAACGGAAACTACGGAATCTATCTGCAGGATACCTTGTCGCTTACGAAGCAATGGACGCTGACGCTCGCCGGACGCTATAACTGGGCAGACGCCACGATCGGCGACTCGAGCGGCACGCAGCCTCAGCTCGACGGCCACCATACATTTTCCCGCTTCAATCCGGCGATCGGCATCAACTGGAATCCGACTTCCGCATTCACGGCCTATGCCACCTATAACGAAGGCATGCGTTCGCCGACCGCCATCGAACTGGCCTGTGCGGATCCGTCCGCGCCCTGCTCACTGCCGAACGACTTCGTGTCGGATCCGTCGCTCCAGCCGGTGATCTCGAAGACCTTTGAGATCGGCGCCCGTGGACGGATAGGCCAGGCGACGACCTGGAGCGCCGCCGTCTACAGCACGACACTCGACAACGATATCGAGTTCATCAGCACCAATGGCGCTACCAGCAACCAGGGCTTCTTTCAGAATGTCGGCCGCACGCGCCGGCAGGGCCTCGAACTCTCAGGACACAGCCAACTCGGGCCGCTCGCCGTCACGGCCAGCTACAGCTACGTCGACGCGACCTACCGGTCGAGCTGGACCGAAAGCAGTCCGAGCAATTCCAGTGCGGATCAGAACGGCAACATCACCGTCAAGTCGGGTGATCATATTCCCAGTATCCCGGCGAACACCGTCAAGCTGCAACTCGACTACGCGGCCACCGCGAAGTGGAACATCGGCACGAACCTGACCTGGCGCGGCAGCGTCTATGCGCAGGGCGACGAGAACAACCAGGATGTGAACGGCAAGATCGCGGGCTACCTGCTGATCGATCTGGACACCTCGTACCAGGTGACCAAACAGCTTCAGGTCTTCGCGAGCATCACGAACCTGCTGGACAAACGCTATGCGAGCTTCGGCGCGCTCGGCGAGAACTTCTTCAACGGCCCGAACCATACGTTCGACGGCGCCAACCCGATCA